A section of the Streptomyces sp. Je 1-369 genome encodes:
- a CDS encoding S41 family peptidase, whose protein sequence is MSGLDRFAERFSGPRRIRRGATLTLVFASVLVTGAATGSWSDAADDGRNEPPPAVRSGALAAPKGKADTADEAADAAAEAMADGKSGKDAAEEAVSRSGDRWGSVYSPGEFQEFEKALGGAYTGVGLWARRAADGHIEVSKVQKDGPAERAGIREGDRLRSIDGERVKGRPVTEVLSLLRGERAGTPVVLGLERGTRAWSEKLHRARLTTDSVTVTEASDGDVVIKVDAFTKGSGEAVRTAVREAPEGAGILLDLRGNSGGLVSEAVTATSALVDGGLVATYDVRGEEKALHAERGGDTDRPVVALVDGGTMSAAELLTGALQDRGRAVVVGTRTFGKGSVQMPSRLPDGSVAELTVGHYRTPSGRAVDGQGITPDLEAEDGAEKRAETVLTGLGPPS, encoded by the coding sequence ATGTCAGGCCTCGACCGGTTCGCCGAGCGGTTCTCCGGGCCCCGCCGCATCCGCCGCGGGGCGACCCTGACATTGGTCTTCGCGAGCGTCCTCGTCACGGGCGCGGCCACCGGCTCGTGGAGCGACGCGGCGGACGACGGCCGGAATGAGCCGCCCCCTGCGGTGCGTTCCGGCGCCCTCGCGGCGCCGAAGGGGAAAGCCGACACCGCCGACGAGGCCGCCGACGCCGCGGCCGAGGCGATGGCCGACGGCAAGTCCGGCAAGGACGCCGCCGAGGAGGCCGTCAGCCGCAGCGGGGACCGCTGGGGGTCGGTGTACTCGCCGGGGGAGTTCCAGGAGTTCGAGAAGGCCCTCGGCGGCGCGTACACGGGCGTCGGCCTCTGGGCCCGGCGCGCGGCCGACGGGCACATCGAGGTCTCCAAGGTCCAGAAGGACGGTCCGGCGGAGCGGGCCGGCATCCGCGAGGGCGACCGGCTGCGCTCCATCGACGGCGAGCGCGTCAAGGGCCGACCCGTGACCGAGGTCCTCTCCCTGCTGCGCGGTGAGCGCGCGGGCACGCCGGTGGTCCTCGGCCTGGAGCGCGGCACGCGCGCGTGGAGCGAGAAGCTGCACCGGGCCAGGCTCACCACGGACTCCGTCACCGTCACCGAGGCGTCCGACGGCGACGTCGTGATCAAGGTCGACGCGTTCACGAAGGGCTCCGGAGAGGCCGTGCGGACCGCGGTGCGCGAGGCCCCCGAAGGCGCCGGGATCCTGCTCGACCTGCGGGGGAACTCCGGAGGCCTGGTGTCGGAGGCGGTCACCGCCACCTCCGCGCTCGTCGACGGCGGCCTCGTCGCGACGTACGACGTGCGCGGCGAGGAGAAGGCGCTCCACGCGGAGCGCGGCGGCGACACGGACCGGCCCGTGGTCGCGCTCGTCGACGGCGGCACGATGAGCGCCGCCGAGCTGCTCACCGGCGCCCTCCAGGACCGTGGCCGCGCCGTCGTGGTGGGCACCAGGACCTTCGGCAAGGGATCGGTCCAGATGCCGAGCCGCCTGCCCGACGGTTCCGTCGCCGAGCTGACCGTCGGCCACTACCGCACCCCTTCGGGGAGAGCCGTCGATGGACAGGGCATCACCCCCGACCTGGAGGCCGAGGACGGGGCCGAGAAGCGGGCCGAGACAGTATTGACTGGCCTCGGACCCCCCTCGTAG
- the ftsX gene encoding permease-like cell division protein FtsX: MRAQFVLSEIGVGLRRNLTMTFAVIVSVALSLALFGGSLLMRDQVSTMKGYWYDKVNVSIFLCNKADAEQDPKCAKGAVTNEQKDQILGDLKKMPVVDKVVHESADEAYKHYKEQFGDSPLSSSLTPDQMQESYRIKLKDPEKYQVVATAFSGRDGVQAVQDQKGYLDNLFGLLNGMNWAAVAVMALMLVVALMLIVNTVRVSAFSRRRETGIMRLVGASSFYIQMPFIMEAAVAGLIGGGLACGMLLVGRYFMIDHGLELSEKINLINFLGWDAVFAKLPLVLAIGLLMPALAAFFALRKYLKV, encoded by the coding sequence ATGCGCGCCCAGTTCGTCCTGTCGGAGATCGGCGTCGGTCTCCGTCGAAATCTCACGATGACCTTCGCGGTCATCGTCTCCGTAGCGCTTTCGCTCGCCCTGTTCGGCGGCTCGCTGCTCATGCGCGACCAGGTGAGCACGATGAAGGGCTACTGGTACGACAAGGTCAACGTCTCGATCTTCCTCTGCAACAAGGCCGACGCCGAGCAGGACCCCAAGTGCGCCAAGGGCGCCGTCACGAACGAGCAGAAGGACCAGATCCTCGGCGATCTGAAGAAGATGCCCGTCGTGGACAAGGTCGTCCACGAGTCGGCGGACGAGGCGTACAAGCACTACAAGGAACAGTTCGGCGACTCCCCGCTCTCCAGTTCGCTGACGCCGGACCAGATGCAGGAGTCGTACCGCATCAAGCTGAAGGACCCGGAGAAGTACCAGGTGGTCGCGACCGCCTTCTCCGGGCGTGACGGCGTGCAGGCCGTGCAGGACCAGAAGGGCTATCTGGACAACCTCTTCGGGCTCCTGAACGGCATGAACTGGGCTGCCGTGGCGGTGATGGCGCTGATGCTCGTCGTCGCGCTGATGCTGATCGTCAACACCGTGCGCGTCTCGGCGTTCAGCCGCAGACGTGAGACCGGCATCATGCGGCTCGTCGGCGCGTCGAGCTTCTACATCCAGATGCCGTTCATCATGGAGGCCGCGGTCGCCGGTCTCATCGGCGGCGGCCTCGCCTGCGGCATGCTGCTCGTCGGCAGGTACTTCATGATCGACCACGGTCTCGAACTCTCCGAGAAGATCAACCTGATCAACTTCCTCGGCTGGGACGCGGTCTTCGCCAAGCTGCCGCTGGTGCTCGCGATCGGCCTGCTGATGCCCGCGCTTGCCGCGTTCTTCGCGTTGCGCAAGTACCTGAAGGTGTGA
- the ftsE gene encoding cell division ATP-binding protein FtsE — translation MIRFDNVSKAYPKQTRPALRDVSLEIEKGEFVFLVGSSGSGKSTFLRLVLREERTSHGQVHVLGKDLARLSNWKVPHMRRQLGTVFQDFRLLPNKTVGENVAFAQEVIGKSRGEIRKSVPQVLDLVGLGGKEDRMPGELSGGEQQRVAIARAFVNRPKLLIADEPTGNLDPQTSVGIMKLLDRINRTGTTVVMATHDQQIVDQMRKRVIELEKGRLVRDQSRGVYGYQH, via the coding sequence GTGATCCGATTCGACAACGTCTCCAAGGCCTACCCGAAGCAGACCCGCCCCGCGCTCAGGGACGTCTCCCTAGAGATCGAGAAGGGCGAGTTCGTCTTCCTGGTGGGATCCTCCGGCTCCGGAAAGTCCACTTTCCTGCGTCTCGTCCTGCGTGAGGAGCGCACCAGCCACGGTCAGGTGCACGTCCTCGGCAAGGACCTCGCGCGCCTGTCCAACTGGAAGGTGCCGCACATGCGCCGCCAGCTGGGCACCGTCTTCCAGGACTTCCGGCTCCTGCCCAACAAGACCGTCGGCGAGAACGTCGCCTTCGCGCAGGAGGTCATCGGCAAGTCCCGCGGCGAGATCCGCAAGTCCGTGCCCCAGGTCCTCGATCTCGTGGGCCTCGGCGGCAAGGAGGACCGGATGCCGGGTGAGCTCTCCGGCGGTGAGCAGCAACGCGTCGCCATCGCGCGCGCGTTCGTCAACCGTCCCAAGCTCCTCATCGCCGACGAGCCGACGGGCAACCTCGACCCGCAGACGTCCGTCGGCATCATGAAGCTGCTCGACCGGATCAACCGGACCGGCACCACCGTCGTGATGGCCACCCACGACCAGCAGATCGTGGACCAGATGCGCAAGCGGGTCATCGAGCTGGAGAAGGGCCGCCTCGTCCGCGACCAGTCGCGCGGCGTGTACGGCTACCAGCACTGA
- a CDS encoding LPXTG cell wall anchor domain-containing protein: MTKKTRIRVARIAAGAVIAAGASLTAAGAASALDVGVDLGGVSAGAHADESGVGVDVDVPGAGDETPPGDDPTIPGPEDPEEPTEEPTEPTEEPTEPTEDPEPTDDPTDPSDPPTSDPTDPGDENGNGGGGNGGGGGNDNNPDGGSNPVEQGKGKDSLTDTGSKPVEQGGNNAQPAADKGELAETGATETTFLLIGAATMIAGGIGFRFLPRLVGNRGAAA, translated from the coding sequence ATGACAAAGAAGACGCGGATCCGTGTCGCGCGGATAGCCGCAGGCGCAGTGATCGCCGCCGGCGCCTCGCTGACCGCCGCGGGTGCCGCCTCGGCCCTCGACGTCGGCGTCGACCTCGGCGGTGTGAGCGCGGGCGCTCACGCGGACGAGAGCGGCGTCGGCGTGGACGTGGACGTTCCGGGCGCGGGCGACGAGACGCCTCCGGGCGACGACCCGACGATCCCGGGCCCGGAGGACCCCGAGGAGCCCACGGAGGAGCCCACCGAGCCCACCGAGGAGCCCACGGAGCCCACCGAGGACCCGGAGCCCACCGACGACCCGACCGACCCCTCCGACCCGCCCACCTCGGACCCGACCGACCCGGGTGACGAGAACGGCAACGGCGGCGGCGGCAACGGCGGCGGTGGCGGCAACGACAACAACCCCGACGGCGGCTCCAACCCCGTCGAGCAGGGCAAGGGCAAGGACAGCCTGACCGACACCGGCTCCAAGCCGGTGGAGCAGGGCGGCAACAACGCCCAGCCGGCGGCCGACAAGGGCGAGCTGGCCGAGACCGGCGCCACCGAGACGACGTTCCTGCTGATCGGCGCCGCGACGATGATCGCCGGCGGCATCGGCTTCCGCTTCCTGCCGCGCCTCGTCGGCAACCGCGGCGCCGCTGCCTGA
- the prfB gene encoding peptide chain release factor 2, which translates to MAVVDVSEELKSLSSTMESIEAVLDLDKMRADIAVLEEQAAAPSLWDDPDAAQKITSKLSHLQAEVRKAEALRGRIDDLGVLFEMAEEEDDPDTRAEAETELTAVRKALDELEVRTLLSGEYDAREALVTIRAEAGGVDASDFAEKLQRMYLRWAERHGYKTELYETSYAEEAGIKSTTFAVNVPYAYGTLSVEQGTHRLVRISPFDNQGRRQTSFAGVEILPVVEQTDHVEIDESELRIDVYRSSGPGGQGVNTTDSAVRLTHLPTGIVVSCQNERSQIQNKATAMNVLQAKLLERRRQEEQAKMNALKGDGGNSWGNQMRSYVLHPYQMVKDLRTECEVGNPESVFNGEIDGFLEAGIRWRKQQEK; encoded by the coding sequence GTGGCAGTCGTCGATGTATCCGAAGAGCTCAAGTCCCTCTCCTCGACCATGGAGTCGATCGAGGCCGTCCTGGACCTCGACAAGATGAGGGCCGATATCGCCGTGCTCGAGGAGCAGGCGGCCGCACCGTCCCTGTGGGACGACCCCGACGCGGCACAGAAGATCACCAGCAAGCTGAGCCACCTCCAGGCGGAGGTCAGGAAGGCCGAGGCGCTCCGTGGGCGCATCGACGACCTCGGCGTGCTGTTCGAGATGGCCGAGGAGGAGGACGACCCGGACACCCGCGCCGAGGCCGAGACCGAGCTCACGGCCGTCAGGAAGGCGCTGGACGAGCTGGAGGTCCGCACCCTCCTCTCCGGTGAGTACGACGCCCGTGAGGCGCTCGTCACCATCCGCGCGGAGGCCGGCGGCGTCGACGCCTCCGACTTCGCGGAGAAGCTGCAGCGCATGTACCTGCGCTGGGCCGAGCGCCACGGCTACAAGACGGAGCTGTACGAGACGTCGTACGCGGAAGAGGCCGGCATCAAGTCGACCACCTTCGCCGTGAACGTCCCGTACGCGTACGGCACGCTCTCCGTCGAGCAGGGCACCCACCGCCTCGTGCGCATCTCGCCCTTCGACAACCAGGGCCGCCGCCAGACCTCGTTCGCCGGCGTCGAGATCCTCCCCGTGGTCGAGCAGACCGACCACGTCGAGATCGACGAGAGCGAGCTGCGCATCGACGTGTACCGCTCGTCGGGCCCCGGCGGTCAGGGCGTCAACACGACGGACTCCGCGGTCCGCCTGACCCACCTGCCGACCGGCATCGTCGTCTCCTGTCAGAACGAGCGCTCGCAGATCCAGAACAAGGCGACCGCGATGAACGTCCTCCAGGCGAAGCTCCTCGAGCGTCGCCGCCAGGAGGAGCAGGCGAAGATGAACGCCCTCAAGGGCGACGGCGGCAACTCCTGGGGCAACCAGATGCGTTCGTACGTCCTGCACCCCTACCAGATGGTGAAGGACCTGCGGACGGAGTGCGAGGTCGGCAATCCCGAGTCCGTCTTCAACGGCGAGATCGACGGTTTCCTGGAAGCCGGAATTCGCTGGCGCAAGCAGCAGGAGAAGTAA
- a CDS encoding serine/threonine-protein kinase → MTRKIGSRYTAHQILGRGSAGTVWLGEGPEGPVAIKLLREDLASDQELVGRFVQERTALLSLDHARVVGVHDLVVDGNDLALVMDLVRGTDLRTRLDRERRMAPEAAVSIVADVADGLAAAHAAGIVHRDVKPENVLLDMQGPLGPGGSHPALLTDFGVAKLIDSPRRTRATKIIGTPDYLAPEIIEGLPPRAAVDIYALATVLYELLAGFTPFGGGHPGAVLRRHVTETVVPLPGIPEELWQLLVQCLAKAPASRLRASELAARLRELLPLVAGMPPLDVDEPDTESSPAEETYEDADPEPREAAPRRGAVPLVPGSASADSNRDTHTSMRVPGPDELAGGARGTARAPRASGAARPGSAKNRTSARRRKITLGVAGVVLVAAAGIGTWAATSGDDADPSPSGSTNSAPPAP, encoded by the coding sequence TTGACGCGCAAGATCGGCAGCCGGTACACCGCCCACCAGATCCTGGGCCGTGGCAGCGCCGGCACGGTGTGGCTCGGTGAGGGACCCGAAGGCCCCGTCGCCATCAAGCTGCTGCGCGAGGACCTGGCCTCCGACCAGGAACTCGTCGGCCGCTTCGTCCAGGAGCGCACGGCGCTGCTCAGCCTCGACCACGCGCGCGTGGTGGGCGTCCACGACCTCGTGGTCGACGGCAACGACCTCGCCCTCGTCATGGACCTCGTCCGCGGCACGGACCTGCGCACCCGGCTCGACCGCGAGCGGCGCATGGCCCCCGAGGCCGCCGTCTCCATCGTCGCGGACGTCGCCGACGGACTCGCCGCCGCGCACGCCGCGGGCATCGTGCACCGCGACGTCAAGCCCGAGAACGTCCTCCTGGACATGCAGGGCCCCCTCGGCCCCGGCGGCTCCCACCCCGCACTCCTCACCGACTTCGGCGTCGCCAAGCTGATCGACTCCCCGCGCCGCACCCGCGCGACGAAGATCATCGGTACGCCCGACTACCTCGCCCCCGAGATCATCGAGGGCCTCCCGCCGCGCGCGGCCGTCGACATCTACGCGCTCGCCACGGTCCTGTACGAGCTCCTCGCGGGGTTCACCCCCTTCGGCGGCGGCCACCCCGGCGCGGTCCTGCGGCGCCACGTCACCGAGACGGTCGTCCCGCTCCCCGGCATCCCCGAAGAGCTCTGGCAGCTCCTCGTCCAGTGCCTGGCCAAGGCGCCCGCGTCCCGGCTGCGCGCCTCCGAGCTCGCCGCGCGGCTGCGAGAGCTGCTGCCGCTGGTCGCGGGGATGCCGCCGCTCGACGTCGACGAACCCGACACGGAGTCCTCCCCGGCCGAGGAGACGTACGAGGACGCCGACCCCGAACCCCGGGAGGCCGCTCCCCGGCGGGGCGCGGTGCCGCTCGTCCCCGGCTCCGCCTCCGCCGACTCCAACCGCGACACGCACACGTCCATGCGCGTCCCCGGCCCCGACGAACTCGCCGGCGGCGCCCGCGGCACGGCCCGTGCACCCCGCGCCTCGGGCGCGGCCCGCCCCGGCTCCGCCAAGAACCGCACGTCCGCGCGGCGCCGCAAGATCACGCTTGGGGTCGCGGGAGTGGTGCTTGTCGCGGCGGCGGGTATCGGCACGTGGGCCGCGACGTCGGGCGACGACGCGGACCCGTCCCCCTCCGGCAGCACGAACTCGGCCCCTCCGGCCCCCTGA
- a CDS encoding serine/threonine-protein kinase produces MRPVGSKYLLEEPLGRGATGTVWRARQRETAGAEAAVPGQPGETVAIKVLKEELANDADVVMRFLRERSVLLRLTHENIVRTRDLVVEGDLLALVMDLVDGPDLHRYLRENGPFTPVAAALLTAQIADALAASHADGVVHRDLKPANVLLKQDSQGMHPMLTDFGIARLADSPGLTRTHEFVGTPAYVAPESAEGRPQTSAVDIYGAGILLYELVTGRPPFAGSSALEVLHQHLSAEPRRPSTVPDPLWTVIERCLDKDPDRRPSAENLARGLRAVAEGVGVHSTPAQIAAAEGVGALLMPDPSPAHVPETPGAADPTQVLPSNAGSYDPNAATSVMRNTGHGAGDADPTSVLPNNRGGNADPTAVMPPVPPNGPGADPNDPHPWQSQMAAARDRNEQTQYQAHLDPEQDPLRRRPQRQVARPQQPQQPHPQQYAPQQPRDQRQQRQQYAPAPQQQYQPQHQPQQYAAPPQASPPQQPAPRPTREPREPRQPRQRSANPMKIPGLGCLKGCLFTIVILFVASWLVWEFSPLQDWIGTTKGYWEQMRDWYDTVSGWMGKIGGN; encoded by the coding sequence GTGCGGCCGGTAGGCAGCAAGTACCTGCTCGAGGAGCCGCTCGGGCGCGGCGCCACGGGCACCGTCTGGCGAGCCCGCCAGCGGGAGACCGCGGGCGCCGAGGCGGCCGTCCCGGGCCAGCCCGGCGAGACGGTCGCGATCAAGGTCCTCAAGGAAGAGCTCGCCAACGACGCGGATGTCGTGATGCGCTTCCTGAGAGAGCGGTCCGTCCTGCTCAGGCTGACGCACGAGAACATCGTCCGCACGCGCGACCTGGTCGTCGAGGGCGACCTGCTCGCCCTGGTCATGGACCTCGTCGACGGCCCCGACCTGCACCGCTACCTGCGCGAGAACGGCCCGTTCACGCCGGTCGCGGCGGCCCTGCTGACCGCCCAGATCGCCGACGCGCTCGCCGCCAGCCACGCCGACGGCGTCGTGCACCGCGACCTGAAGCCCGCCAACGTCCTCCTCAAGCAGGACAGCCAGGGCATGCACCCGATGCTCACCGACTTCGGCATCGCGCGCCTCGCGGACTCCCCGGGCCTGACCCGTACGCACGAGTTCGTCGGCACGCCCGCGTACGTCGCGCCGGAGTCCGCCGAGGGCCGCCCCCAGACCAGCGCCGTCGACATCTACGGCGCGGGCATCCTCCTGTACGAGCTCGTCACCGGGCGCCCGCCGTTCGCCGGCAGCTCCGCCCTCGAAGTCCTCCACCAGCACCTCAGCGCCGAGCCGCGCCGCCCCTCGACCGTGCCCGACCCGCTGTGGACGGTCATCGAGCGCTGCCTCGACAAGGACCCGGACCGCCGCCCCAGCGCCGAGAACCTCGCCCGCGGCCTCCGCGCCGTCGCCGAGGGCGTCGGCGTGCACTCCACCCCGGCGCAGATCGCCGCCGCGGAGGGCGTGGGCGCGCTGCTCATGCCGGATCCGTCGCCCGCCCACGTCCCGGAGACGCCGGGGGCGGCCGACCCGACGCAGGTGCTGCCGAGCAACGCGGGATCGTACGACCCGAACGCCGCGACCAGCGTCATGCGGAACACCGGCCACGGCGCGGGTGACGCCGACCCGACCTCCGTACTGCCGAACAACCGCGGTGGCAACGCCGACCCCACCGCCGTCATGCCGCCGGTCCCGCCGAACGGCCCCGGAGCGGACCCGAACGACCCGCACCCCTGGCAGAGCCAGATGGCCGCGGCCCGCGACCGCAACGAGCAGACGCAGTACCAGGCGCACCTGGACCCCGAGCAGGACCCGCTGCGCCGCCGCCCCCAGCGCCAGGTCGCCCGCCCGCAGCAGCCGCAACAGCCGCACCCGCAGCAGTACGCGCCGCAGCAGCCGCGCGACCAGCGGCAGCAGCGGCAGCAGTACGCGCCCGCGCCCCAGCAGCAGTACCAGCCCCAGCACCAGCCGCAGCAGTACGCCGCGCCCCCGCAGGCTTCGCCGCCCCAGCAGCCCGCCCCGCGCCCCACGCGGGAGCCCCGCGAGCCGCGCCAGCCGAGGCAGCGCAGCGCCAACCCGATGAAGATCCCGGGCCTCGGCTGCCTCAAGGGCTGCCTCTTCACGATCGTCATCCTCTTCGTGGCGAGCTGGCTCGTCTGGGAGTTCAGCCCGCTCCAGGACTGGATCGGTACGACGAAGGGGTACTGGGAGCAGATGCGGGACTGGTACGACACGGTCAGCGGCTGGATGGGCAAGATCGGCGGCAACTAG